A region of the Dreissena polymorpha isolate Duluth1 chromosome 6, UMN_Dpol_1.0, whole genome shotgun sequence genome:
atttaattaattttgttggaACATATCATTCATTAGAGTTAACATGGTGTCTGGGGCCTACTTTTTATGCATCCTtcttcgaagaagatggggtatattgtttttggcctgtctgtccgtcattgTTTCTTTCTGTGTGTATGTCTTAAAACTTTTACCTCTAGggtaaagttttgtcataacttttgcattattgatgaCAGCATCTTGATACttgttggcatgcatgtgtatctcatggagctgcacatttttagtggtgaaaggtcaaggtcatccttctaggtcaaaggtctaaggtcaacaacaacaaaaattcaaaTTGGCGCATttgggtgcattgtgtttctgacaaacacatctcttgttcattactctttatacaataaatatatctcCTTTTGCATTGTGATAAATTTCCACAGATTTATGTTTTCTGGTTAAATATTTACTTCTATTTTGCTTAATCAATTTGCAATTTCAGATCCACTTTGATAATGCAGTTGGACAAAACAAGAACCACACAGTGATTTGGTATGCCATGTGGCGGACTCTGACAGGTATGCCTTTTGAATTTTCTTACTGATGAGTTTGTTTAAGTATCCATAAACTCAAGAGTTTGGTGATTTTTATGTTTAATCTCTAACTTTTGtatgcccccttcttcgaagaagagggggtatattgtttttggcctgtctgtctgtcattctgtctgtcccaaaaatttaaGGTCAAAATATGGAACTTTAAGGTCAAAATATGGAACTTTAAGTCAAAAtatggacattttatttcaaagcggtgcagtagggggcattgtgtttctgacaaacacatctcttgtttgtttttgttttatgcccccggtaggggtGCATTTAGCAGTTgaattgtccgtcagtctgtctgtccgtccgaaaactttaacattggtcataacttttgcattattgaagatagaaacttcatatttggcatgcatgtgtatctcacagagctgcacattttgagtggtgaaaggtcaaggtcagaggtaaaaaaaaaaaaaaaatcaaagcggcgcagtagagggcattgtgtttctgacaaacacatatcttgttttaagattttttataagaaagatAACATGATAAATTGTGATGACCTGTCAGAACCATATaaacatatcattaaaaatgtgcattaaatATCAGATTCATTGTTATGACAATGTCACCTTGCATTTGCAGGACTCCATGAAACCATGAGCCTGAACTGCATGATTACTGGACACACCAAGTTTGCCCCAGACTACCACTTTGGCATCTGGAAGCTTAAGTGGAGGTCATCCAATGCAGAGACCATGGAGGAGATTGCTGGTAGTGTTACAGCTTCATCAAAGTCAGGCCACAATGTTCCACAGCTGGTCCAAGATGACAACAAACCGGTTGTCTTCTTCGCTTGGAAAACTTACCTGGAACAGTTTTTCAAGCCATTGAAAAACATAACCAAGTACCACCATTTTACTATGGATCGGTCGAAACCAGGTATTGTTACCTGTAAGGAGAACATGGATTCGGAAGAAATGTGTTTCAATATATTGAAGCCTTTGAGTCCGGCAGCTGGAGAACTCCCACCCACCAAACCAGCCCCGGGCCTTGACCTGCGCAGACAGTGGTATTTGTATGACTCAATTAGCCCATTCTTCAGAGCATACAATGCCAGGGATACTGTGTGTCCAAAACCATCAAAGCCAAAAGTTAAAAACCAAGGAATGGACAGTGACAGCCTACCTAGAAAAAGGAAGCACAGCCTTTAACCGTTATCTTAACACCATGGCAACTAAAGTGTTCCTTCAGCCTTGTAGTAATACATCAAGATTTATCAATGTATTTCATCCATTTAATGTGAGGttttacacatgtatgtatgacagagataatattaatttaaatatcggTAGTGTTACAGATGAAACACAAACATTGCtgttatgttcaatataaaacttGCTATGACATATTTTTGACAAAGTGCCATTAGGTTTGTGGTCTCATCTTTttctaaatgtaaatattgttttaaattttcgttttaaagatGTGCATACCAACCTATTTGAATGTGTGATCATACATGTGTTTATAATGTTTGCCATTTATTTGTTGAAAAGAGATAATGCCACCTTTATTCGATTATATAAGGCGGAAAGAATAACAATTCAAGTAGTGTTTCCATAGCAACAGGAAAATTATTAAGGTTATTTATTAATAGGTCCAGtttacaacaacaaataaaaagtatatttatatatatattatacagttATAGGCTTACACTCCATGGAATCTTTAAAAAGACTCATCTTAATTTGTATGTTATGGtgaaaaaaacttaatatttaacacattatAACATACTTTAAAATGTCCAAATAATGCAACCCGGTTCAGTATTGTTACTCTATGTATCAAAATTAAGGCTTTTAAAGCAGGTTCAATGTATTTCTCTcctaacatatttgtttaaatactacaaaatgtttagttttatCATTTCAACCATTTAAGGTATATTTTTACCACGGTTGCCATGGCAACCGTTTTAAGAGTTAATTTGAGATTGTTATGGAATCATCTTAAAGGAATAATATGTTCTGGGTTGCAGTAGATTTATTCCATTACTTGTTTGTTGGTTTGAAGTTGTTAACATTGAATGTTTACATTaacttgtaaataaattatttaaaagtaacaGCTTGATGTTTCTCAGGTTTCCCATTTCTTCAGTTGCACCTTATGTAGGAAAAtcgtcataacttttttattttttggatttgtaCGCTCAAATTTTAGATTTAGGTTATTGAATAGTCCTTTTGTTTGAAACAATAAAAATCTCATTTTGTGATTCTTGAGCCAGAATAGTCATTTTCCAATTCCCTCTCACATATGATATACAcgatataaaacatattataatagAGTGTAGACTAGGTTTTCATCAAAAGCATTGAAGCATCCTGTCAATAACAAAATTCAATACAGCATAACTGTTCAATAAGATACGCTTTGAGAAACGTGACATTTTAAATAAAGACTTAGAGGGAGACATATATATTATTagattaaacaaaaatgtattactTCTTTTCTACATAAAAAGAAGCATTATTAAACGCGTACTTGTAAACTTTCATCCGCGTTCAATGTTTTTCCTACAAACTATCAAGATCGATAACATATGAATATGTGTATATTCCCAGTAGTGGTCTCTTTACTGTACTTTTGTACTTCTTTACAGATGGAGGAGTTAGAAGATATAGTGGAAAATTTGGAAATCGCGGTTGACGCATCCAATGAGATAATTGTTGGAAAGTGTGGCGAGATGGAAAGTAGACTGAATGAACTTGAGAATAAGCACAAGACAGAGATTGCTAATATGGGAGCTGAATTCAAGGAAATTGAAGAAATGTCTGTTGCAATAAATAGTTTGAGTTTCCAGGCGTCTCCAATATACAGCAGTAGTCAAATTCAAGGATCTGGAAGAGGAGGTAGAGCCGCGGAAACGAGTCTCTTGAATGCTGCTTCTGGGTTACAACGCGGATTCTGAAGTACACGTTGGAAGTGACTACCCATCCAGCTTTCAAATGCCGGTAATACTGGATGACGTGGATCCAGAACTCAGGGAGAAAATACGTCCGCATGTTTGCAACAGCATAGGCCCTAAGATAAAGCTTTCGCCGCTACAGTTAGGGTTCTGTGACTGGTGGAAAACTATCAGCGATGCTCAGACAGCGAGGAAAGGTACAGCAGCGGCCCTCAGAGAAGCTGGGATACATAACAAGATATGGTCGAGTAGTTGGAGTCCCGACATTGTCGGAGACTTCGAAGGATATCTTGTTGAAAAGATCAAACACTAGATTAAGAAACAGAAGAAAGATCTTTTGCAAAAGGGCATTAAGAGGAAATCGGATGGTGCAGACTATTAAAAAGGCTCTAGTGATGATTTAATGGATGAAAGTGTTTTGTGACATAgtgttttcattttcatgattattatttcatttaagacaCTGACGACAGAAGTGATTcgttttcctgcaacgatatctattcatacgacacacgaaaactaactccgttcctaataaaaagacagttatGCTCGGCTTAGATGACTGGGACAGTAATGTgtaatatcgaatataatatatatatttttttataaacaattggaagcaagatgaattgcagataattggtcagttaccacattttaactaactcttttaacCTTTTAaatcttttcagctcaattcaacagcgcaaaatgcccataatttcactttaaGTATGATGTTGCTTATAAAGTCGATATAAATGTTCAGAATAATTGCAGGATTTTCCAAAAATACTGTATTTAATGAACGACTTTTAATTAGATTACACGCACGATTGCCTTGTGGTCATTAACCATAAATTCTTGTTAATTCAGTCAGCATAACtaacttttttgtcttcatagccaatgtggctatgaaactttGGAAATGTCATAGCCAGAGAATTGTTTCATAGCCAGAAAAAAATGAATTGATGCACAGTGACAT
Encoded here:
- the LOC127833401 gene encoding uncharacterized protein LOC127833401 isoform X1, with protein sequence MTDLCMTCQTFGSKLSQTGQFTDEQKNEIVISYKSHLDLAHKQREQYREMTASSKQIFLNENLHEGAEPCSRDICYHYSWDFAQNVHFPHHAQQVGPIYFCSPRKCHVFGMCAEGSGKQVFYLIDEAELPGKGAESVVSLAHHHFQHFGVGEKHAEIHFDNAVGQNKNHTVIWYAMWRTLTGLHETMSLNCMITGHTKFAPDYHFGIWKLKWRSSNAETMEEIAGSVTASSKSGHNVPQLVQDDNKPVVFFAWKTYLEQFFKPLKNITKYHHFTMDRSKPGIVTCKENMDSEEMCFNILKPLSPAAGELPPTKPAPGLDLRRQWYLYDSISPFFRAYNARDTVCPKPSKPKVKNQGMDSDSLPRKRKHSL
- the LOC127833401 gene encoding uncharacterized protein LOC127833401 isoform X2, giving the protein MCAEGSGKQVFYLIDEAELPGKGAESVVSLAHHHFQHFGVGEKHAEIHFDNAVGQNKNHTVIWYAMWRTLTGLHETMSLNCMITGHTKFAPDYHFGIWKLKWRSSNAETMEEIAGSVTASSKSGHNVPQLVQDDNKPVVFFAWKTYLEQFFKPLKNITKYHHFTMDRSKPGIVTCKENMDSEEMCFNILKPLSPAAGELPPTKPAPGLDLRRQWYLYDSISPFFRAYNARDTVCPKPSKPKVKNQGMDSDSLPRKRKHSL